A single region of the Microlunatus panaciterrae genome encodes:
- the pgl gene encoding 6-phosphogluconolactonase yields the protein MVAQDLVRFADGDRLADAVADRLATRLAELQSQSPTRVVQLALTGGRIAASIYQRLGARPVDWSRVELWWGDERWVPHADPDRNAKQALDALGEVEGLAPARVHQMPASDSGLDLDRAAAAYAAELADTVFDLCLLGLGPDGHVASIFPDHPSLEAARTGTVMPVRSSPKPPPERISLTLDPINRSREVWFCVSGDDKAEALRRVRDGDLALPGSAVSAAGDTLWWVDRAAASQLPE from the coding sequence ATGGTGGCCCAGGACCTGGTTCGCTTCGCCGACGGTGACCGGCTCGCCGACGCCGTCGCCGACCGGTTGGCCACCCGACTGGCCGAGCTGCAGAGCCAGAGCCCGACGAGGGTGGTCCAGCTGGCACTCACGGGTGGTCGGATAGCGGCCAGCATCTACCAGCGCCTGGGCGCGCGTCCGGTCGACTGGTCGAGGGTCGAGCTCTGGTGGGGCGACGAGCGTTGGGTGCCGCACGCCGATCCCGACCGCAACGCGAAGCAGGCTCTGGACGCGTTGGGCGAGGTCGAGGGCCTGGCGCCGGCACGGGTGCATCAGATGCCGGCCAGCGACAGCGGGCTGGACCTGGACCGGGCCGCGGCGGCCTATGCAGCCGAGCTGGCCGACACCGTCTTCGACCTCTGCCTGCTCGGGTTGGGACCCGACGGCCATGTGGCGTCGATCTTCCCGGACCATCCGTCCCTGGAGGCGGCCCGCACCGGCACGGTGATGCCGGTGCGCTCCTCCCCCAAGCCGCCACCGGAGCGGATCAGCCTCACCCTCGACCCGATCAACCGCTCCCGCGAGGTGTGGTTCTGCGTGAGCGGCGACGACAAGGCGGAGGCGCTGCGGAGGGTCCGCGACGGTGACCTGGCCCTGCCGGGGTCCGCGGTGTCGGCCGCCGGCGACACGCTCTGGTGGGTCGACCGCGCTGCTGCCAGCCAGCTCCCCGAATAG
- a CDS encoding glucose-6-phosphate dehydrogenase assembly protein OpcA — protein MIINLHDTNAAKISSALLSARRSAGSPAMGMVLTLIIVCGEDGFQEALKASTEAGREHPSRILLVVTAPSRTTSLDAEVRIGEGTPGEVVVIRMRGAVARHPASVIRALLLPDSPVVIWWPGKGPVDPASDDLAQLARRRITDAMGTARPRAALESTARNYAPGDNDLTWTRLTPWRALLAAALDQYPAKVSGAVVEAERNNASADLLAAWLQSRLKIEVNQVVSEGPGITAVRMTTAAGDIAITRPDGLLASYSVPGQPNRLVALKRRGVSELITEELRRMDPDDIFEQTLQALLRRRTRNSSTRKSATRSAATKSPAAKAAVRRAVEAQEPTRKAPATRKADSTKATATRATATKAGATKAGGTRAGAKKKSAAARTAKQG, from the coding sequence ATGATCATCAACCTGCACGACACGAATGCGGCCAAGATCTCCTCGGCACTGTTGTCGGCACGGCGCAGTGCCGGCAGCCCGGCGATGGGCATGGTGCTGACCTTGATCATCGTCTGTGGCGAGGACGGCTTTCAGGAGGCGCTCAAGGCCAGTACGGAAGCCGGTCGGGAGCACCCGTCCAGGATCCTGCTGGTGGTGACCGCACCCAGCCGGACCACAAGCCTCGACGCCGAGGTCCGGATCGGCGAGGGCACCCCGGGCGAGGTCGTGGTGATCAGGATGCGGGGCGCCGTCGCCCGACACCCGGCCTCGGTCATCCGGGCCCTGCTGCTGCCCGACTCACCGGTGGTGATCTGGTGGCCCGGCAAGGGACCGGTCGACCCGGCCAGCGACGACCTGGCCCAGCTGGCCCGACGTCGGATCACCGACGCGATGGGGACGGCCCGGCCACGGGCCGCGCTCGAGTCGACGGCCCGCAACTACGCACCCGGCGACAACGACCTGACCTGGACCCGGCTGACGCCGTGGCGGGCGCTGCTGGCGGCCGCGCTGGACCAGTACCCGGCCAAGGTGTCGGGCGCAGTGGTGGAGGCGGAGCGGAACAACGCGTCGGCCGACCTGCTCGCGGCCTGGCTGCAGTCGCGGCTGAAGATCGAGGTCAACCAGGTGGTCAGCGAGGGGCCGGGGATCACCGCGGTCCGGATGACGACCGCCGCCGGTGACATCGCGATCACCCGTCCGGATGGTCTGCTCGCGTCCTACTCGGTCCCCGGCCAGCCGAACCGGCTGGTGGCGCTGAAGCGGCGCGGTGTCTCGGAGCTGATCACCGAGGAGCTGCGCCGGATGGACCCCGACGACATCTTCGAGCAGACGCTGCAGGCCCTGCTGAGGCGCCGGACCAGGAACAGTTCCACCAGGAAGAGCGCCACCAGGTCCGCCGCCACGAAGTCGCCCGCCGCCAAGGCCGCCGTCCGCAGAGCGGTGGAGGCCCAGGAGCCCACCCGGAAGGCACCGGCGACGCGGAAGGCCGACAGTACTAAGGCCACTGCTACCAGGGCCACTGCTACCAAGGCCGGCGCCACCAAGGCCGGCGGCACGAGGGCCGGCGCCAAGAAGAAGTCGGCCGCCGCCCGGACCGCGAAGCAGGGCTGA
- the zwf gene encoding glucose-6-phosphate dehydrogenase has protein sequence MTLDRENPLRDPQDRRLPRIAGPCVLVIFGVTGDLSTKKLMPAVYDLANRGLLPPGFALVGFARREWEQQDFAQIVHSAVRQHARTPFREEVWKQLSEGIRFVPGELGDDESFARLKATIADLDEARGTGGNHAFYLSIPPGLFPTVVDQLRENGLAEQHEGRWSRVVIEKPFGHDLRSARELNRVVSQVFPSSSVFRIDHYLGKETVQNLLALRFANQLFEPVWNNNYVDHVQITMAEDIGIGGRAGYYDGIGAARDVIQNHLLQLLALTAMEEPTSFDARQLRAEKQKVLAATQPPQRMDLHTARGRYTGGWAGGEKVKGYLDEKGIPDDTKTETYAAIRVDIDNRRWAGVPFYLRTGKRLARRVTEIALGFKRAPHLPFTKTDTEELGYNALVLRIQPDEGVTLRFGAKVPGTQMEIREVNMDFAYGGSFTESSPEAYERLILDVLLGDPPLFPQHEEVELAWQILDPILDYWASQDERPEDYLSGTWGPESANEMLARDGFVWRRP, from the coding sequence GTGACCCTCGACCGCGAGAACCCGCTCAGAGACCCACAAGATCGCCGACTGCCGAGGATCGCCGGCCCTTGTGTGCTGGTGATCTTCGGCGTCACCGGCGACCTGTCCACCAAGAAGCTGATGCCGGCCGTCTATGACCTGGCCAACCGGGGGCTGCTTCCTCCCGGCTTCGCCCTGGTGGGTTTCGCCCGCCGGGAGTGGGAGCAGCAGGACTTCGCTCAGATCGTCCACTCGGCGGTGCGGCAGCATGCGCGCACACCGTTCCGCGAGGAGGTATGGAAGCAGCTCTCCGAGGGGATCCGCTTCGTTCCCGGCGAGCTGGGGGACGACGAGTCGTTCGCCCGGCTGAAGGCCACCATCGCCGACCTCGACGAGGCCCGCGGCACCGGCGGCAACCACGCCTTCTACCTGTCGATCCCGCCGGGCCTGTTCCCGACCGTTGTTGATCAGCTGCGGGAGAACGGACTGGCGGAGCAGCACGAGGGCCGGTGGAGCCGGGTGGTGATCGAGAAGCCCTTCGGTCACGACCTGCGCAGTGCCCGCGAGCTCAACCGGGTCGTCTCGCAGGTCTTCCCTTCCTCGTCGGTGTTCAGGATCGACCATTACCTCGGCAAGGAGACTGTGCAGAACCTGCTGGCGCTCCGCTTCGCCAACCAGCTGTTCGAGCCGGTCTGGAACAACAACTATGTCGATCATGTCCAGATCACGATGGCCGAGGACATCGGCATCGGCGGCCGGGCCGGCTACTACGACGGCATCGGCGCGGCCCGGGACGTGATCCAGAACCACCTGCTGCAGCTGCTCGCGCTGACCGCGATGGAGGAGCCGACCTCGTTCGACGCCCGGCAGCTGCGGGCGGAGAAGCAGAAGGTACTGGCGGCCACCCAGCCACCGCAGCGGATGGACCTGCACACCGCCCGCGGTCGCTACACCGGCGGCTGGGCCGGGGGCGAGAAGGTCAAGGGATACCTGGACGAGAAGGGCATCCCCGACGACACCAAGACCGAGACCTATGCGGCCATCCGGGTCGACATCGACAACCGGCGTTGGGCCGGCGTGCCGTTCTACCTGCGTACCGGCAAGCGGCTGGCTCGGCGGGTGACCGAGATCGCCCTGGGCTTCAAGCGTGCGCCGCACCTGCCGTTCACCAAGACCGACACCGAGGAGCTCGGCTACAACGCCCTGGTGCTGCGGATCCAGCCGGACGAGGGTGTGACGTTGCGGTTCGGGGCGAAGGTGCCCGGCACCCAGATGGAGATCCGCGAGGTCAACATGGACTTCGCCTACGGCGGCTCGTTCACCGAGTCCAGCCCCGAGGCGTATGAACGGCTGATCCTGGACGTGCTGCTCGGCGACCCGCCGTTGTTCCCCCAGCATGAGGAGGTCGAGCTGGCCTGGCAGATCCTCGACCCGATCCTCGACTACTGGGCGAGCCAGGACGAACGTCCGGAGGACTACCTGTCGGGGACCTGGGGTCCGGAGAGCGCGAACGAGATGCTGGCCCGCGACGGCTTTGTCTGGAGGCGTCCCTGA
- the tal gene encoding transaldolase, whose amino-acid sequence MSDRLKALADAGVSIWLDDLSRELINSGELARLVAGSSVVGVTTNPTIFASALSKGESYDDQVNELAGQHASVDEAITTLTTTDVRNACDLLAATSAATGGVDGRVSIEVEPGLAKDTEGTISQAEELWKIVDRPNALIKIPATVEGLPAITEVIGSGVSVNVTLIFALERYRRVIDAYLSGLERAAEAGHDLSQIHSVASFFVSRVDTEVDKRLDAIGTEEAQALKGKAAIANARLAYAIFAEAFDSDRFRTLAARGARPQRPLWASTGVKDPSLPDTLYVTELVVAGTVNTMPGKTMQAFADHGEVLGDKVTGAAAEAQQLMDSLAAVGVDYDDVVAVLEREGVDKFQKSWDELAATVTDALRGAEGE is encoded by the coding sequence ATGAGTGATCGACTCAAGGCACTCGCCGACGCGGGTGTCTCCATCTGGCTCGACGACCTGTCCCGGGAGCTGATCAACTCCGGTGAGCTGGCCCGGCTGGTCGCCGGGTCCTCGGTCGTCGGGGTGACCACCAACCCGACGATCTTCGCCAGCGCGCTCTCCAAGGGAGAGTCCTATGACGACCAGGTCAACGAGCTGGCCGGCCAGCACGCCTCGGTCGACGAGGCGATCACCACCCTGACCACCACCGACGTGCGGAACGCCTGCGACCTGCTGGCGGCGACATCGGCCGCCACCGGCGGTGTCGACGGCCGGGTGTCGATCGAGGTCGAGCCGGGCCTGGCCAAGGACACCGAGGGCACCATCAGCCAGGCCGAGGAGCTGTGGAAGATCGTCGACCGGCCGAACGCCCTCATCAAGATCCCGGCCACCGTCGAAGGGCTGCCGGCGATCACCGAGGTGATCGGGTCGGGCGTCAGTGTCAATGTGACCTTGATCTTCGCCCTGGAGCGCTACCGGAGGGTGATCGACGCCTACCTCTCCGGCCTCGAGCGGGCCGCCGAGGCCGGACACGACCTCAGCCAGATCCACTCGGTGGCATCCTTCTTCGTGTCCCGGGTGGACACCGAGGTGGACAAGCGACTGGACGCGATCGGCACCGAGGAAGCGCAGGCACTCAAGGGCAAGGCGGCGATCGCCAACGCCCGGCTGGCCTACGCGATCTTCGCCGAGGCCTTCGACTCTGACCGGTTCCGTACGCTCGCCGCCCGCGGCGCCCGCCCGCAACGTCCGCTGTGGGCCTCCACCGGAGTGAAGGATCCGTCGCTGCCCGACACCCTCTATGTGACCGAACTGGTGGTGGCCGGCACCGTGAACACCATGCCTGGCAAGACGATGCAGGCCTTTGCTGATCATGGTGAGGTGCTCGGCGACAAGGTGACCGGTGCGGCCGCCGAGGCCCAGCAGCTGATGGACTCGCTGGCCGCTGTCGGGGTCGACTACGACGACGTGGTCGCGGTCCTTGAACGCGAAGGCGTCGACAAGTTCCAGAAGTCCTGGGACGAGCTCGCCGCGACGGTGACCGACGCCCTCCGCGGCGCCGAGGGCGAGTAA
- the tkt gene encoding transketolase, whose protein sequence is MTATSDQASSDQASVPEGWTDLDRRAVDTVRVLAADAVQKVGNGHPGTAMSLAPVAYLLFQKVMRHNPANPHWLGRDRFVLSCGHSSLTLYIQLYLGGFGLELDDLKALRTWGSLTPGHPEHGHTRGVETTTGPLGQGVGNAVGMAMAARRERGLYDPEAAPGTSPFDHQIYALASDGDIEEGISSEASSLAATQRLGNLTLIYDNNRISIEDDTNIALTEDVSARYAAYGWDVHTVDWTGGDTTYAEDVAALEAAIRAGHEVTDRPTFINLKTIIGWPAPNAQGTGKAHGSALGADEVAATKKLLGFDPEQTFQVADEVIAHTRLLAERGTQAEAEWQPSFDAWKAANPAAAALLDRMSSRTLPEDWVKALPSFDADPKGVATRKASGEVLSAIAAELPELWGGSADLAESNNTTPKGEPSFLPEDRQSKMFSGGPYGRVLHFGIREHAMGSIMNGIALHGGTRPYGGTFLVFSDYMRPAVRLAALMKLPVTYVWTHDSVGLGEDGPTHQPVEHLAALRAIPGLDVVRPADANETVVAWRTVLGHTDRPAGLALSRQNLPTFPRDTDGFAAADGVARGGYILKDCDGTPEVILIGTGSELQYAVAAQETLAAEGVAARVVSMPCREWFDEQDQAYRDSVILPDVRARVSIEAGVAQGWRELVGDAGRIISLDHFGASADAATLFKEFGFTPEAVVAAARDSIEAAGSVSAPAHRAASGPLGPGDDQENQGTATNPLN, encoded by the coding sequence ACAGCGACCTCAGATCAGGCCTCCTCAGATCAGGCATCCGTACCCGAAGGCTGGACCGACCTCGACCGTCGCGCTGTCGACACCGTCAGGGTGCTCGCGGCAGACGCCGTCCAGAAGGTCGGCAACGGTCACCCCGGCACCGCGATGAGCCTGGCGCCGGTGGCGTACCTGCTGTTCCAGAAGGTGATGCGGCACAATCCGGCCAACCCGCACTGGCTGGGCCGCGACCGCTTCGTGCTGAGCTGCGGGCACTCCAGCCTGACGCTCTACATCCAGCTCTACCTGGGTGGCTTCGGCCTGGAGCTCGACGACCTGAAGGCGCTGCGCACCTGGGGCTCGCTGACTCCGGGTCACCCCGAGCACGGGCACACCCGCGGCGTGGAGACCACCACCGGGCCGCTCGGCCAGGGCGTCGGCAATGCGGTCGGGATGGCGATGGCGGCCCGCCGCGAGCGCGGCCTGTACGACCCCGAGGCGGCGCCGGGGACGTCCCCGTTCGACCACCAGATCTATGCCCTGGCCTCTGACGGCGACATCGAGGAGGGCATCTCCTCCGAGGCCTCCTCGCTGGCCGCGACCCAGCGGCTGGGCAACCTGACGCTGATCTACGACAACAACCGGATCTCGATCGAGGACGACACCAACATCGCCCTGACCGAGGACGTCAGTGCCCGCTACGCCGCGTACGGCTGGGACGTGCACACCGTTGACTGGACCGGCGGCGACACCACCTACGCCGAGGACGTCGCTGCCCTCGAGGCGGCGATCCGGGCCGGCCACGAGGTGACGGACCGGCCGACCTTCATCAACCTGAAGACGATCATCGGCTGGCCGGCACCCAACGCGCAGGGCACCGGCAAGGCGCACGGCTCCGCACTCGGGGCCGACGAGGTGGCGGCCACCAAGAAGCTGCTCGGTTTCGACCCGGAGCAGACGTTCCAGGTGGCCGACGAGGTGATCGCCCACACCCGGCTGCTGGCCGAGCGGGGTACCCAGGCCGAGGCCGAGTGGCAGCCGTCCTTCGACGCCTGGAAGGCGGCCAACCCCGCTGCGGCGGCGCTGCTGGACCGGATGTCCAGCCGAACCCTTCCCGAGGACTGGGTCAAGGCCCTGCCGAGCTTCGACGCCGATCCGAAGGGTGTCGCCACCCGGAAGGCCTCCGGCGAGGTGCTGAGCGCGATCGCCGCCGAGCTCCCCGAGCTCTGGGGCGGGTCGGCCGACCTGGCCGAGTCCAACAACACCACGCCGAAGGGCGAGCCCAGCTTCCTGCCCGAGGACCGGCAGTCGAAGATGTTCAGCGGTGGACCGTACGGCCGGGTGCTGCACTTCGGCATCCGGGAGCACGCCATGGGTTCGATCATGAACGGCATCGCGCTGCACGGCGGCACCCGCCCCTACGGCGGCACCTTCCTGGTGTTCAGCGACTACATGCGCCCGGCCGTCCGGCTGGCGGCACTGATGAAGCTGCCGGTCACCTACGTCTGGACGCACGACTCGGTCGGTCTGGGCGAGGACGGCCCGACCCACCAGCCGGTCGAGCACCTGGCCGCGCTGCGGGCGATCCCCGGTCTCGACGTGGTCCGCCCGGCCGACGCGAACGAGACCGTGGTGGCCTGGCGGACCGTTCTCGGCCACACCGACCGTCCGGCCGGGCTGGCGCTGTCCCGGCAGAACCTCCCCACCTTCCCGCGGGACACCGACGGGTTCGCCGCCGCTGACGGGGTCGCCCGGGGCGGCTACATCCTGAAGGACTGCGACGGCACCCCTGAGGTGATCTTGATCGGCACCGGCTCCGAGCTGCAGTACGCGGTCGCCGCCCAGGAGACACTGGCCGCCGAGGGTGTCGCCGCCAGGGTGGTCTCGATGCCCTGCCGGGAGTGGTTCGACGAGCAGGACCAGGCCTACCGCGACTCGGTGATCCTGCCGGACGTCCGGGCCCGGGTCAGCATCGAGGCGGGGGTGGCGCAGGGCTGGCGCGAGCTGGTCGGTGACGCCGGCCGGATCATCAGCCTCGACCACTTCGGCGCCAGCGCCGACGCCGCCACCCTGTTCAAGGAGTTCGGCTTCACCCCGGAGGCGGTGGTAGCCGCGGCCAGGGACTCGATCGAGGCGGCCGGCAGCGTCTCGGCGCCGGCTCACCGCGCCGCCAGCGGCCCGCTCGGCCCTGGCGACGACCAGGAGAACCAGGGCACCGCAACCAACCCCCTCAACTGA